ccgcagtcgtcggctccggctcggggacacggaacacctccgcagtcgtcggctccggctcggggacacggaacacctccgcagtcgtcggctccggctcggggacacggaacacctccgcagtcgtcggctccggctcggggacacgggaaacgtccggggtagtcggctccggctcggggacactggaaacgtccggggtagtcggctccggctcggggacactggaaacgtccggggtagtcggctccggctcggggacactggaaacgtccggggtagtcggctccggctcggggacactggaaacgtccggggtagtcggctccggctcggggacactggaaacgtccggggtagtcggctccggctcggggacactggaaacgtccggggtagtcggctccggctcggggacactggaaacgtccggggtagtcggctccggctcggggacactggaaacgtccggggtagtcggctccggctcggggacactggaaacgtccggggtagtcggctccggctcggggacactggaaacgtccggggtagtcggctccggctcggggacactggaaacgtccggggtagtcggctccggctcggggacactggaaacgtccggggtagtcggctccggctcggggacacggaacacctccgtagtcggctccagctcggggacacggaacacctccgcagtcggcggcggctcagccccccccataacccaccccgtagcccccccctcaagggccggatcccagacggccctcaaatcaccaacgggagggtgggagaggaccatgggatgggagggagggagcctgagtctcggagcggggactggccgagttgggggcatggagcgtgggaccggtactggtcgggtcgggggcatggagcgtggggccggaactggtcgggtcgggggcatggagcgtggggccggaactggtcgggtcgggggcatggagcgtggggccggaactggtcgggtcgggggcatggagcgtggcgccggaactggtcgggtcgggggcatggaacgtggcgccggaactggtcgggtcggggcctggaacgtggtgctggtaccgggggcatggatcgtggcgctggctcgggggtcggggacatggatcgtggcactggctcgggggtcgggggcatggatcgtggcactggctcgggagtcgggggcatggatcgtggcactggctcaggggtcatgggcttgggtcgggaggccgggacgggaatctgctgcggcccagcgcgggacatcttgcgctgcgaccgagcggggtcggagCGTCGCTGCggtccagcgctggacattgtgcgctgcgaccgagcggggtcgggaagtcgctgcggcccagcgctggacattgtgcgctgcggccgagcgtggggagcataggtggcctgtagtcggaccgcaaggtccattacccgctcccagtgtgaatcgccgccagacgaccacgaaatggtctcctcctctggggaccatgtggggggcggcggatggtgacccagatgcctactgagggctccagatggggagacggagtagtacaagtacccagctggaacccccgggaggaccgttcccccactacgggcagcccgctggagactccgtggaccgcccattgccagacgggttcccctgaactcgtccaagggaaaaaactccgCTGAGTccttttttggtcgcgtcattctgtcagggttgcggggtggaaggcaggactcaaacgcagacttgtagaaaacaaaagactttaatagtcaaagctcaaaaaacaggaaccgggggcaaaagcacacagacgagaaactacggcgatccaagacgaaagacatgcgtggcgaaagacaatgacgcgacaagtgacacaggagacacatggcttaaatacacaagggaggtgcaggtgattggacacaggtggaaactattagacgatcacaggggacgacgggacaaggcaggaagtgaagttacccggggacacgagtggcagaaaactacaaaatacaacaggaagtgaaaccacaccgtgacagtaaacacaatttgtgaagtctaacgatgtaaaataaacgtgttatgattgcattttaacgagaaatcaatgttaacttgtaagaatagaattctaaccctaaccccctcaaaagatccaacatggcggagagacgttcactcaagaatccaacatggtccgtgTGTTCACTCAAGGGACGTGGTTAACCatcgccagttcgtatgtattgttacgaatttgtatgttcaagattttcgtatgcatttttacgaacaggttttggagatcacgttgggaCTGCAGGCAGACTGGCTGCTACACTGGTTCAGCATCTCCTCTCAACGT
The sequence above is a segment of the Gasterosteus aculeatus chromosome 9, fGasAcu3.hap1.1, whole genome shotgun sequence genome. Coding sequences within it:
- the LOC144383199 gene encoding uncharacterized protein LOC144383199, translating into MPPTRPVPAPRSMPPTRPVPAPRSMPPTRPVPAPRSMPPTRPVPVPRSMPPTRPVPAPRLRLPPSHPMVLSHPPVGDLRAVWDPALEGGATGWVMGGAEPPPTAEVFRVPELEPTTEVFRVPEPEPTTPDVSSVPEPEPTTPDVSSVPEPEPTTPDVSSVPEPEPTTPDVSSVPEPEPTTPDVSSVPEPEPTTPDVSSVPEPEPTTPDVSSVPEPEPTTPDVSSVPEPEPTTPDVSSVPEPEPTTPDVSSVPEPEPTTPDVSSVPEPEPTTPDVSSVPEPEPTTPDVSRVPEPEPTTAEVFRVPEPEPPPTPPEVSRVPEPAMPETFRSWPNDRPPGRPPEVPRSPGRPPGRPPEFPGWSDQRLGFPPPHPLFCSSVSRLEVGP